CAGAAGACCATCCAGAGCCGGGGAGAGGTTCCCGATCTTCATTCGGAGATCCGGAGTCTCGGCTACGCGGATTTCATCAAGGCTGCCGAACTCGGCAAAGATGCTTCCTATAAGGATGTCTTGGTCGTTGCCATGTCCAACGAGAAAGAGGCCATCCGGAACTATGACAATTTTTCCCGTTTTATCGATAACGAAGAGGCCAAAAAACTGTTCACGGTCCTGGCCGACGAAGAACGTCGTCATCTGAAACGATTTGAAGAAGA
Above is a window of Deltaproteobacteria bacterium DNA encoding:
- a CDS encoding ferritin family protein; this encodes MEEITFNEIISYAKIAEENAKSFYLNAAEEMEQRNVKEYLETLAAEEQTHINRLEALQKTIQSRGEVPDLHSEIRSLGYADFIKAAELGKDASYKDVLVVAMSNEKEAIRNYDNFSRFIDNEEAKKLFTVLADEERRHLKRFEEEYDELQDQNY